A region of Notolabrus celidotus isolate fNotCel1 chromosome 4, fNotCel1.pri, whole genome shotgun sequence DNA encodes the following proteins:
- the mkks gene encoding McKusick-Kaufman/Bardet-Biedl syndromes putative chaperonin: MSRLVKKSPSLCTDLPLDNSDVCTKLRLLKELLKSSFGPSGRLKQVHNNIGGHVVTTSSSSVLLAALSSSQPLVNLIKTSILNHVSRFSDCGLFAALLCLSLIEEAKQSGLRRNVSIKVNKHLLGLCITHLQQEDCGCKVRLDFCSSQTLLTLARSVISSKPACVLTEAETCHMSKLAVQAFLLTVPCSSPGTVRLGRTVTVGVEGHPVMDSSVFPGLLLEVHDVFSLKMLNMHADPLRVVLFSASLAGDLSELGDGIIEVHTGVDTDSQILDQLLELCKRAVEDGVKLFVCQKVVHPVLQQYLRSCGVMVIERVGIALMEPLTLLTGAQPVASLHASVPAKAYGTVKDLSVKEFGSKTMLHLQPAAESATICTMVVCHRNETMLSELKAVCQQTEHVLRLTLREPSALLGGGCTETQLSAHIRQKSLNEAAESSSALGCSQSELLLGVDGFCRSLESVSAALQHDGEASLIDLTHAHHWTLPADVTSENMEDSLGLCGCGLVKTGPHMKWTHLNTRSPGFSPALTNRDGSVQPRVLDCFTAKLNALQVAVETANLVLDVRYVIQDTN; encoded by the exons ATGTCTCGACTCGTGAAgaaatccccctctctctgcacgGATCTACCTTTGGACAACTCAGATGTTTGCACCAAGCTTCGTTTGCTTAAGGAGCTTCTGAAGTCTTCTTTTGGTCCCTCAGGTAGACTCAAACAAGTCCACAACAACATCGGAGGACACGTTGTTACCACGTCCAGCtcctcagtcctccttgcagccctctcctcctcacagccTTTAGTCAACCTGATCAAAACCTCCATCCTCAACCACGTGTCTCGATTCAGTGACTGTGGCTTGTTTGCAGCTCTACTTTGTCTGTCTCTCATTGAGGAAGCAAAGCAGTCTGGACTGAGAAGAAACGTGTCCATCAAAGTGAACAAGCACCTGCTGGGTTTGTGCATCactcacctgcagcaggaggactgtGGCTGCAAAGTGAGGCTCGACTTCTGCAGCAGTCAGACTCTGCTCACATTAGCTCGCAGTGTGATCTCCAGCAAACCTGCATGTGTGctcacagaggcagagacatgTCACATGAGTAAGCTGGCAGTGCAGGCTTTCTTACTGACTGTTCCCTGCAGCAGCCCAGGTACAGTCAGACTTGGGAGAACAGTGACTGTAGGTGTTGAAGGACATCCTGTGATGGACTCATCAGTGTTTCCAGGGTTGCTGCTGGAAGTGCATGATGTGTTCAGCctcaaaatgttgaatatgCATGCAGATCCACTGCGCGTGGTGTTGTTCAGTGCATCTCTTGCAGGAGACCTCTCTGAGCTTGGAGATGGGATCATTGAGGTgcacacaggtgtggacacagacTCACAGATCCTGGATCAGCTCCTGGAGCTCTGCAAACGCGCCGTTGAAGATGGAGTGAAGCTCTTTGTGTGCCAGAAGGTGGTTCACCCGGTGCTGCAGCAGTACCTGAGGAGCTGTGGAGTCATGGTGATAGAGAGGGTGGGAATCGCTCTCATGGAGCCGCTCACTCTGCTGACAG GTGCTCAACCTGTGGCCTCTTTGCACGCCTCAGTCCCAGCGAAGGCTTACGGCACGGTGAAGGATCTCAGCGTTAAGGAGTTTGGATCTAAGACAATGCTGCATTTACAGCCGGCTGCAGAGTCTGCAACGATCTGCACGATGGTCGTCTGCCACAGGAACGAGACGATGCTGAGCGAGCTGAAG GCTGTGTGTCAGCAGACGGAGCATGTGTTGAGACTCACCCTGAGAGAGCCGTCTGCCTTACTGGGAGGAGGATGCACTGAGACCCAGTTATCTGCTCACATCAGACAGAAG agTTTGAATGAAGCCGCAGAGTCCTCATCAGCTCTGGGATGCTCACAGTCAGAGCTCCTCCTCGGGGTGGACGGGTTCTGCCGCTCTCTGGAGTCGGTGTCTGCGGCGCTGCAGCACGACGGAGAAGCTTCTCTGATCGATCTGACTCACGCTCACCACTGGACGCTCCCTGCAGACGTCACGAGTGAAAACATGGAGGACAGCTTGGGGCTCTGCGGCTGTGGGCTGGTGAAAACCGGCCCACACATGAAGTGGACTCATCTGAACACCAGATCCCCAGGATTCTCTCCTGCACTCACAAACAGAGACGGCAGTGTGCAGCCACGCGTCCTCGACTGCTTCACGGCGAAACTCAACGCGCTGCAGGTCGCTGTAGAAACTGCTAACCTGGTGCTGGATGTGAGATACGTGATCCAGGACACAAACTGA